Genomic DNA from Mycobacterium stomatepiae:
CAGCGTGCGGTGGAACTGCTCGTTGTCGATCATCGGCGTCCGAATATTGCCGGGATGGATCGAATTGACCCGAATCAACTGCGGTGCAAGCTCATTCGCGAGCGAGTTCATCAGGCCGACGACGCCGTGCTTGGCCGAGGCATAGTGCGCCATATACCCGCCGCCGCGCAGACCCAACATGGAACTCACCAGGATGATGGAGCCGCCGCGGCCGTCGGACATGTGTGGCACCGCCACCTTGACGGTGTGCCAGACCCCGGTGAGGTTGATGTCGAGCATGGTCTGCCAGGCGGCTTCTTCGATCATCGCGGCGGGCGCGGGACTGCCGCTGATGCCGGCATTGGCGATCACCACATCGGGTCGGCCCAACTCGTCGATGCCCTGCTGCAACGCGGCGCCAAGGCTCGCAACGTCTCGGACATCGGCCTTGGCGGTTACGATGCGACGTCCCGACTTCTCGACCAGCGCCGCGGTTTCGTCGAGATCGGCCTCGGTCGCCAACGGATAGGCGACGCTCTCCACGTCACCGCACATGTCCACGGCGATGATGTCGGCGCCTTCCTCGGCGAGGCGGACGGCGTGTTCGCGGCCTTGGCCGCGCGCAGCACCCGTGATGAATGCGACCTTGCCGGCCATTCTGCCAACGGCGTTTGTCATGGCGGACACGATATCGCTGCCCTAGACGACGGCCACTTTCGGCCAGGCGCGCGCGCTCAGCAGTCGCAACCCGTTGAGTGCGACGATGATTGTCGAACCTTCGTGGCCGGCCACGCCCAGCGGCAGCGGCAGGTGGCCGAGTAGGTCCCAGACGACGAGTGCGGTGATGAAGGTCGCGGCGATGGCCAAATTGGCGATGACGATCCGGCGCGCCCGACGCGCGAGCGCGACGACGGCCGGGATGGTGGCGAGTTCGTCTCGGACGGTGACGGCGTCGGCGGTTTCCAGGGTGAGGTCGGCTCCGGTGCGGCCCATGGCGATCGACGAGTGCGCGGCGGCCATGGCGGGTGCGTCGTTGATGCCGTCGCCGACAAACAACACCCGGCCGCCGTCGGCCTCGAGCTGACGCACGGCGGCGACCTTGTCGTCGGGCAGCAGGTCGGCCCGGACATCGGTGATCCCGACCTGTGCAGCCAGATGCGCTGCGGCTGGCCGGGTATCGCCGGTCAGCAGCGTCGCGGCCTCATCGTGAGCGCGGCGATGGCGGCAACGACCACATCGGTTCCCTCGCGCACGGTGTCGTCCAGACCGAGAACCCCCACCGCCGAGGCGTCCACGACGACGAGCACGGCGGTCGTGCCCGGGCGTTCGAGGTTGCTCGCGACGGTCGGATCGCCGTGAAACGCGCGCGGGCTGAGCACTTCGATCGTCCGGTCCGCGACACGCGCGCGCACGCCACGACCGGGCAGGGCCGCGAAATCGGTGGCTCCGGCAAACGCGAGGCCCCGTGCGCGGGCGGCCGCCACGACCGCACGCCCGAGGGGATGTTCGCTGAATTGCTCTGCGCTGGCAGCTATCCGCAGCACGTCGCCGTCGCAGTAGCGATCGTCGATCACCTCGATGCTGCTCAGTCGCGGTGTGCCGGTCGTCAGGGTGCCGGTCTTATCGATCGTGACCGCAGTGGTATCCGCGAGGTGCTCCATCGCGACCGCCGACTTGACCAGCACACCGTGGCGTCCGGCGTTGGCTATCGCCGAGAGCAGCGGAGGCATCGTCGCCAGCACCACCGCGCACGGTGACGCCACGATCATGAACGTCATTGC
This window encodes:
- a CDS encoding mycofactocin-coupled SDR family oxidoreductase; amino-acid sequence: MTNAVGRMAGKVAFITGAARGQGREHAVRLAEEGADIIAVDMCGDVESVAYPLATEADLDETAALVEKSGRRIVTAKADVRDVASLGAALQQGIDELGRPDVVIANAGISGSPAPAAMIEEAAWQTMLDINLTGVWHTVKVAVPHMSDGRGGSIILVSSMLGLRGGGYMAHYASAKHGVVGLMNSLANELAPQLIRVNSIHPGNIRTPMIDNEQFHRTLRPDLPNPTMDDTAAVLGHFHMMPVPVIEARAVSNAVLFLASDEAQYITGAALPVDAGAVAKF